A region of Thermovibrio ammonificans HB-1 DNA encodes the following proteins:
- the accC gene encoding acetyl-CoA carboxylase biotin carboxylase subunit, with the protein MFKKVLIANRGEIAVRIIRTCRELGIKTVAVYSTADRDSLHVYLADESVCIGGPQPSQSYLNVPAIIAAAELTGADAVHPGYGFLSENPGFAEICQACGIKFIGPSPETMLLMGDKAKAREVAKKAGVPVVPGSGVVKTVQEALREAERIGFPVLVKAAHGGGGRGMRLIESARDAETQIATAMAEAEAAFGSGEVYVEKFVENPRHIEVQVIADSKGNVFTLFERECSLQRRHQKVVEEAPSPFVTPELRRELSKAAASIARYINYEGAGTVEFLVDGKGNFYFIEMNTRIQVEHPVTEMVTSKDLIAQQIAAAAGEELDFSQVKLNGHAVEFRITCEDYRSGFRPVPGKVEKLLLPGGFGVRVDTHLYEGYKVPVYYDSLLAKLVVWGETREEALKRAKRALSEFVIKGDLKTTIPFHLKLLENELFLRGEIDTKTLEDKILPEIT; encoded by the coding sequence ATGTTTAAAAAGGTTCTCATAGCCAACAGAGGCGAAATCGCCGTAAGGATAATCAGAACCTGCAGAGAACTCGGTATAAAAACGGTTGCCGTTTACTCCACTGCCGATAGGGACTCCCTGCACGTTTACCTTGCAGACGAGTCGGTCTGTATAGGCGGCCCCCAGCCCTCTCAGAGCTACCTGAACGTTCCGGCTATTATTGCCGCGGCCGAGCTGACCGGGGCCGACGCCGTTCATCCCGGTTACGGCTTCCTTTCTGAAAACCCGGGATTTGCCGAAATCTGCCAGGCCTGCGGCATAAAGTTCATAGGCCCCTCCCCGGAAACCATGCTCCTCATGGGAGATAAGGCCAAGGCGAGGGAAGTTGCAAAGAAGGCCGGCGTTCCGGTTGTTCCCGGCAGCGGCGTTGTCAAAACGGTTCAGGAGGCCCTTCGGGAGGCTGAGAGGATAGGCTTCCCGGTTCTGGTTAAGGCGGCCCACGGTGGCGGCGGCAGGGGAATGCGGCTTATAGAGTCTGCTCGGGATGCGGAAACGCAGATAGCCACCGCTATGGCGGAGGCCGAAGCCGCCTTTGGTAGCGGGGAGGTTTACGTAGAGAAGTTCGTTGAGAACCCCCGCCACATAGAGGTTCAGGTTATTGCCGACTCTAAGGGCAACGTTTTCACCCTTTTTGAGAGGGAGTGTTCCCTCCAGAGGAGGCATCAGAAGGTTGTTGAGGAAGCGCCCTCCCCCTTTGTTACCCCGGAGCTCCGCCGGGAGCTCTCTAAAGCGGCGGCCAGTATCGCCCGATACATAAACTATGAGGGTGCCGGAACTGTAGAGTTCCTGGTTGACGGTAAGGGGAACTTCTACTTTATAGAGATGAACACCAGGATTCAGGTTGAGCACCCGGTTACGGAAATGGTTACGAGTAAAGACCTTATAGCGCAGCAGATAGCGGCGGCTGCCGGTGAAGAGCTTGACTTTAGTCAAGTTAAATTGAACGGACACGCCGTAGAATTCAGGATAACCTGTGAAGACTACAGGAGCGGTTTTAGGCCCGTTCCGGGAAAGGTGGAGAAGCTCCTCCTTCCCGGCGGGTTTGGCGTGAGGGTGGACACTCACCTTTACGAGGGCTACAAGGTTCCCGTTTACTACGACTCCCTTCTTGCCAAACTTGTGGTTTGGGGAGAAACGAGGGAAGAGGCGTTAAAGAGGGCGAAGAGGGCCCTTTCGGAGTTCGTGATAAAGGGAGACTTGAAGACAACTATACCGTTTCACCTAAAACTGCTGGAGAACGAACTATTTTTGAGGGGAGAGATTGACACGAAAACCTTAGAAGATAAAATACTTCCTGAAATCACGTAA
- a CDS encoding RNA chaperone Hfq — protein MATSKSEKVKSWLKDYLSEFKEYSGTVEELAKLAGASTYLIKKVIGELEEEGFLKSDSKRGRGLFISVIQPEPSEPVGEEKVEAKETTQEKKKEKKKSLQDQVLSSLLGKDVVVFLISGTRLEGKLLDFDNFTLAMTAPKGKSLVYKHAVATILFE, from the coding sequence ATGGCAACTTCAAAGTCTGAAAAAGTTAAGAGTTGGCTTAAAGATTATTTAAGCGAGTTTAAAGAGTACTCCGGAACCGTTGAAGAGCTTGCGAAGCTCGCCGGAGCTTCCACCTACCTTATTAAAAAGGTGATAGGTGAGCTCGAGGAGGAAGGTTTTTTAAAATCTGACTCCAAGAGAGGAAGGGGGCTCTTCATATCGGTTATTCAGCCGGAACCATCTGAACCTGTTGGGGAGGAGAAGGTGGAAGCCAAGGAGACTACACAGGAGAAGAAGAAGGAGAAGAAAAAGTCCCTTCAGGACCAGGTGCTCTCTTCTCTCCTCGGGAAAGACGTTGTGGTTTTCCTCATCAGCGGAACCAGGCTTGAAGGGAAGCTCCTGGATTTTGACAACTTTACCCTTGCAATGACGGCGCCCAAAGGGAAATCGCTGGTTTACAAGCACGCCGTAGCCACAATCCTTTTTGAGTAG
- a CDS encoding RNA chaperone Hfq, whose protein sequence is MKKFKTLEEAQIELIELLEQEGEFRGTLNELADRLNVKPENIRPLLQLLKSSGDVLYEESEEGLIVRPAMMVPVVPPTLTPEQEQEVQQKLKEGYKVIACSTMGGVQSRELRSALGKRVIVYFRNGSKVEAKLKGFDRFCLKLRNYMGNMLAYKHAISTIVYKP, encoded by the coding sequence ATGAAGAAGTTCAAAACACTTGAAGAGGCTCAGATAGAGCTCATAGAGCTACTCGAGCAGGAGGGTGAGTTCAGGGGAACCCTGAACGAGCTTGCAGATAGGCTCAACGTAAAACCCGAGAACATAAGGCCTCTCCTTCAGCTGCTGAAGTCCTCGGGCGACGTTCTCTATGAAGAGAGCGAGGAGGGCCTCATAGTGAGGCCGGCGATGATGGTTCCCGTTGTGCCTCCCACCCTAACTCCCGAGCAAGAGCAAGAGGTTCAACAGAAGCTCAAAGAGGGCTACAAGGTTATAGCCTGCTCCACTATGGGGGGCGTTCAGAGCAGGGAACTCCGAAGCGCCCTCGGGAAAAGGGTAATAGTCTACTTCAGGAACGGTAGTAAGGTAGAGGCCAAGTTAAAGGGTTTCGACCGTTTCTGCCTGAAGCTGAGGAACTATATGGGTAACATGCTGGCCTATAAACACGCCATATCTACGATTGTTTACAAGCCGTAA
- a CDS encoding helix-turn-helix domain-containing protein — protein sequence MKRVFVIGSLPNDRLAKKAVEELRFQGPVKLISQDISYTSSSKKHHLLDCCLVFFSETSSKDLVERVKEATDAPVVVVSEHKTLERFETPQRDIEIYYTCNLKVNIWSILSAILARSENPKVQLGEGEFIKLTANLKEPKIEKISGNEVVSAEQLTLREALVLKLLFQNPQEPVHYRDFYLLGIREDSLPVYISHLRKILGKIDPQLTIRSVRRKGYTLSYGL from the coding sequence ATGAAAAGAGTCTTTGTAATTGGCTCTCTTCCCAACGACCGCCTTGCCAAAAAGGCCGTGGAAGAGCTTAGGTTCCAAGGTCCCGTTAAGCTAATCTCTCAGGACATCTCCTACACATCCTCCTCTAAGAAGCACCACCTGCTGGACTGTTGTTTGGTCTTCTTCAGCGAAACCTCCAGCAAAGACCTCGTAGAGAGGGTAAAGGAGGCAACCGACGCACCGGTTGTGGTGGTCAGCGAGCATAAAACGCTGGAGCGTTTCGAAACTCCTCAACGTGATATAGAAATCTACTATACCTGCAACCTAAAAGTCAACATATGGTCTATCCTCTCGGCAATACTGGCAAGGAGCGAAAACCCGAAAGTTCAGCTGGGGGAGGGGGAGTTTATAAAACTCACCGCAAACCTAAAAGAGCCGAAAATCGAGAAGATATCGGGCAACGAGGTGGTATCGGCCGAGCAGCTGACGCTGAGAGAGGCCTTGGTTCTAAAGCTCCTGTTTCAAAACCCTCAAGAGCCCGTTCACTACAGGGACTTCTACTTGCTCGGCATCAGGGAAGATAGCCTTCCGGTTTACATCTCCCACCTAAGGAAGATTCTCGGGAAGATAGACCCTCAACTAACAATAAGAAGTGTAAGGAGGAAGGGGTACACGCTAAGTTACGGCTTGTAA
- a CDS encoding ATP-dependent helicase, with protein MKELLKTLNPSQREAVLHFDSPLLVLAGAGSGKTRVITFKVAYMVKELRFEPERILAVTFTNKAAREMKERVEQLLGRSVPVLVSTFHSFCVRLLRRHAEEVGLSREFVILDGEDRKRLLSEVVKELNLDPERYSPSSLSNLVSNVKNGLYSLEGLSVEFDKFGQLFELYNRRLRELNAVDFDDLLLYGRELLSREEWRDYYSNYFRYVLVDEYQDTNAVQYDIVKALTLRKGNICAVGDDDQCIYSWRGANINNILSFERDFKNAKVIKLEQNYRCSKKILEAANAVIANNRERKGKVLYTENPEGDDIRLFRASSDVEEAQFLVAAVKRLIERGVSPSSIAVFYRTNALSRIFEDALRRAGIPYQIVGGVRFYERREVKDVIAYLRLAVSPSDLLSLLRVLNTPRRGLGPAVEAKVKELFAELKDAFEVLGRLSRELRLEKQRRGVSELLEVLERIREKVETLPPYDLVKFVVSTVGYEEFLKEEYPQEWEQRLENVLELGNTLQEFAEKEGLTGRELLLEFLSSLALSSDQDQLEEGQERVTLMTVHASKGLEFPVVFITALEEGIFPHSRSSGSPRELEEERRLFYVAVTRAKERLFLSYAKRRRVFGSYRETKPSRFLSEIPQHLLCEVRRRQRVAPSGSDPRVKARAPRPEGSAARPKLVYHPKFGKGVVKRVEGSGDSAKVTALFAGHGEKTIIMKFLKVLG; from the coding sequence TTGAAAGAGCTTCTTAAAACCCTCAATCCCTCTCAGAGAGAGGCGGTTCTCCACTTCGATTCTCCACTGCTTGTCCTTGCAGGTGCCGGTTCCGGCAAAACGAGGGTAATAACCTTCAAAGTTGCCTATATGGTTAAGGAGCTCCGATTCGAACCGGAGAGGATTTTGGCCGTAACTTTTACAAATAAAGCTGCCCGGGAGATGAAAGAGCGGGTTGAGCAGCTTTTGGGCCGCTCGGTTCCCGTTCTCGTTTCCACCTTCCACTCCTTCTGCGTAAGGCTTTTGAGGCGGCACGCAGAAGAGGTGGGACTGAGCCGGGAGTTTGTGATACTCGACGGGGAAGATAGAAAGAGGCTCCTTTCGGAAGTTGTGAAGGAGCTGAACCTCGACCCAGAGCGCTACTCCCCCTCTTCCCTTTCGAACCTTGTAAGTAACGTGAAAAACGGCCTCTACTCGCTGGAGGGGCTCTCGGTTGAGTTTGACAAGTTCGGCCAGCTCTTTGAGCTTTACAACAGGAGGCTCAGGGAGCTGAACGCGGTAGACTTTGACGACCTGCTCCTTTACGGCAGGGAGCTTCTGAGCCGGGAAGAGTGGAGAGACTACTACAGCAACTACTTCCGCTACGTTCTCGTAGATGAGTACCAGGATACGAACGCCGTTCAGTACGACATAGTAAAGGCCCTCACTCTAAGGAAGGGCAACATCTGTGCCGTAGGCGACGACGACCAGTGCATCTACTCGTGGCGGGGCGCCAATATCAACAACATCCTCTCCTTCGAGAGGGATTTTAAGAACGCAAAGGTTATTAAGCTGGAGCAGAACTACAGGTGCTCCAAGAAAATCCTTGAGGCTGCAAACGCCGTTATAGCCAACAACAGGGAGCGCAAAGGGAAAGTTCTCTACACGGAAAACCCCGAAGGGGACGATATCAGGCTCTTTAGGGCCTCCAGCGATGTTGAAGAGGCCCAGTTCCTTGTGGCCGCCGTTAAACGGCTGATTGAAAGGGGTGTTTCGCCCTCTTCCATTGCCGTTTTCTACAGGACAAACGCTCTCTCCCGTATTTTTGAGGACGCCCTCCGGAGGGCCGGCATCCCCTATCAGATAGTCGGCGGCGTCCGGTTCTACGAGAGGAGGGAGGTAAAAGACGTTATCGCCTACCTGAGGCTTGCCGTATCCCCTTCCGACCTTCTCTCCCTCCTGAGGGTTCTGAACACGCCCCGCAGGGGGCTCGGCCCCGCCGTAGAGGCCAAGGTGAAGGAGCTCTTTGCCGAGCTTAAAGATGCTTTTGAGGTTCTCGGTAGGCTTTCCCGGGAGCTGAGGCTCGAGAAGCAGAGAAGGGGAGTTTCGGAGCTCCTTGAAGTCCTTGAGAGGATAAGGGAAAAAGTTGAAACTCTTCCCCCTTACGACCTTGTTAAGTTCGTGGTTTCGACTGTCGGTTACGAGGAGTTCCTGAAGGAGGAGTACCCCCAGGAGTGGGAGCAGAGGCTTGAGAACGTTCTGGAGCTGGGTAATACCCTTCAGGAGTTTGCAGAAAAGGAGGGGCTTACAGGCAGGGAGCTCCTGCTGGAGTTCCTCTCGAGCCTTGCCCTCTCCTCCGACCAGGACCAGCTGGAGGAGGGCCAGGAGAGGGTTACCCTTATGACGGTTCACGCCTCTAAGGGGCTTGAGTTTCCCGTTGTTTTCATAACCGCCCTGGAAGAGGGTATCTTCCCCCACTCCCGCTCCAGCGGCTCCCCGAGGGAGCTGGAGGAGGAGCGACGCCTCTTCTACGTTGCCGTAACCAGGGCGAAGGAGCGGCTCTTCCTCTCTTACGCCAAGAGGCGCAGGGTTTTCGGCTCCTACAGGGAGACAAAGCCCTCCCGCTTTTTAAGCGAGATTCCCCAGCATCTCCTCTGTGAGGTCAGGAGGAGGCAAAGGGTTGCCCCTTCCGGCTCTGACCCCCGGGTGAAGGCCCGGGCCCCGCGGCCCGAAGGTTCGGCTGCAAGGCCGAAGCTCGTTTACCACCCGAAGTTCGGCAAGGGGGTTGTAAAGAGGGTAGAGGGCTCGGGGGACTCTGCCAAAGTAACGGCCCTCTTTGCAGGCCACGGAGAGAAGACGATAATTATGAAGTTCCTGAAAGTATTGGGATAG
- a CDS encoding pyridoxal-phosphate-dependent aminotransferase family protein yields MKPIKKRLLTPGPTMVPERVLEALSRPTLYHRSPEFKEIFLEARQRLRRLFRTEGEVLILTSSGTGAMEAAVANLFKPGDSAVVVVGGKFGQRWAELCRTFGVNPITVEVEWGKAVAPEAVEAAVRENPGVKGVLIQICETSTGTVYDLEEIGRRLKNYPDVLLVADGITAYGVYDIPTDEWGIDVAITGSQKALMTPPGLAVISLNERAVERLVDNPPAYYFNLKKELKQQSKGQTAYTTATNLVVALNEALKMIEEEGLEEVARRHALLAEATRRGVQALGLKLLSERPANGVTAVIAPEGINGQDVVKIAREEFGVTIAGGQEHLKGKIFRLSHMGYVDQFDVLTGLEVAEFALWKLGYREFSLGDGVRAAMEFFASV; encoded by the coding sequence TTGAAGCCGATAAAGAAGAGGCTTTTAACTCCCGGACCGACGATGGTTCCGGAGAGGGTGCTTGAAGCTCTCTCCAGGCCTACGCTCTACCACAGGTCTCCTGAGTTTAAGGAGATTTTCCTTGAGGCGCGTCAGAGGTTGAGGAGGCTCTTTAGGACCGAAGGGGAGGTTCTAATACTTACCTCGTCGGGTACCGGAGCCATGGAGGCTGCCGTTGCCAACCTTTTCAAGCCCGGCGATTCGGCGGTTGTTGTGGTCGGCGGGAAGTTCGGCCAGCGCTGGGCTGAGCTGTGCAGGACCTTCGGCGTTAACCCCATTACCGTTGAGGTTGAGTGGGGTAAGGCGGTTGCGCCCGAAGCGGTTGAAGCGGCAGTCAGGGAAAACCCCGGAGTTAAGGGCGTTCTGATTCAGATATGTGAGACCTCAACCGGGACCGTTTACGACCTTGAGGAGATAGGCAGGCGCCTTAAAAACTACCCCGATGTTCTGCTTGTTGCAGACGGTATAACGGCCTACGGCGTTTACGACATACCCACAGACGAGTGGGGGATAGACGTTGCCATAACCGGCTCCCAGAAGGCCTTAATGACTCCACCGGGCCTTGCCGTTATCTCCCTGAACGAAAGGGCAGTGGAGAGGCTCGTTGATAACCCTCCGGCCTACTACTTTAACCTGAAAAAGGAGCTTAAGCAGCAGTCCAAAGGCCAAACCGCTTACACTACCGCTACAAACCTGGTTGTTGCCCTTAACGAGGCGCTTAAGATGATTGAGGAGGAGGGCCTGGAGGAAGTGGCCCGCAGACACGCCCTTCTTGCCGAGGCCACAAGACGGGGCGTTCAGGCTTTGGGGCTGAAGCTCCTCTCTGAGAGGCCGGCAAACGGGGTAACTGCCGTTATCGCCCCGGAGGGGATAAACGGTCAGGACGTTGTGAAGATTGCAAGGGAGGAGTTCGGCGTAACCATAGCCGGCGGGCAGGAGCACTTAAAGGGGAAGATATTCAGGCTCTCACACATGGGCTACGTAGACCAGTTCGACGTTCTAACCGGCCTTGAGGTTGCCGAGTTCGCCCTGTGGAAGCTGGGCTACAGGGAGTTCTCCCTCGGAGACGGCGTTAGGGCCGCTATGGAGTTTTTCGCCTCCGTGTAG
- a CDS encoding FKBP-type peptidyl-prolyl cis-trans isomerase, which translates to MEKKYRITVDYTLYDPEGNVIDTTEGRGPFTFVTGEGQVIPGFEREVASVEEGEEKTFTLQPSEAYGERDESLVQTLPREQFAGIELHEGQVLQGTTPEGHKFLVRVVSFDDQSVTIDQNHPLAGVPLTFRVKVLKKEEV; encoded by the coding sequence ATGGAGAAGAAGTACAGAATTACCGTTGACTACACCCTCTACGACCCGGAGGGTAACGTTATCGACACCACCGAAGGCAGAGGGCCCTTCACCTTTGTTACAGGTGAGGGTCAGGTTATTCCCGGCTTTGAGAGAGAAGTGGCCTCTGTGGAGGAGGGAGAGGAGAAAACCTTTACCCTGCAGCCTTCTGAAGCCTACGGAGAGCGCGATGAGAGTCTCGTTCAAACCCTCCCGAGGGAGCAGTTTGCAGGCATAGAGCTCCACGAAGGGCAAGTTCTGCAGGGAACTACTCCGGAGGGGCACAAGTTCCTGGTTAGGGTTGTGAGCTTCGATGACCAGAGCGTAACCATCGACCAGAACCACCCCCTTGCAGGCGTTCCTCTGACCTTTAGGGTGAAGGTTCTTAAGAAAGAGGAGGTTTAG
- a CDS encoding flavin reductase family protein, whose amino-acid sequence MNSYRVEQAPQELISKFIFNAVVPRPIAWITTLSGEGVVNLAPFSFFNAVTTKPPLLMVSIGKRKSGELKDTARNVLDTGELVVNVVSEEFLKVMHLSGKDFPPTESEAEKLGVELEPSLVVKPPRVKGVPASMECVVEETLELGSTPMLVVVARVVAFHYREGLLSSQKGIVGRLGGKRYCVVCDELDLANLT is encoded by the coding sequence GTGAACTCCTACAGGGTTGAGCAGGCGCCTCAGGAGCTCATCTCTAAGTTCATTTTCAACGCCGTGGTTCCCCGGCCGATTGCCTGGATAACGACCCTTTCCGGAGAGGGAGTTGTCAACCTGGCTCCCTTCTCCTTCTTCAACGCTGTAACCACAAAGCCTCCGCTCCTTATGGTCTCTATCGGGAAGAGGAAGAGCGGCGAGCTCAAGGATACTGCGAGAAACGTTCTCGATACCGGGGAGCTCGTTGTTAACGTAGTATCTGAAGAGTTTTTGAAGGTTATGCACCTATCGGGGAAGGACTTTCCCCCTACCGAGAGTGAGGCTGAGAAGCTCGGCGTTGAGCTTGAGCCTTCTTTAGTTGTAAAGCCCCCGAGGGTTAAGGGGGTTCCTGCCTCTATGGAGTGTGTGGTTGAGGAGACCCTTGAGCTCGGCTCCACGCCGATGCTCGTTGTGGTTGCCCGTGTTGTTGCTTTCCACTACAGGGAAGGGCTCCTCTCTTCCCAGAAGGGAATCGTGGGAAGGTTGGGGGGCAAGCGTTACTGCGTGGTATGTGACGAGCTTGACCTTGCGAACCTTACTTGA
- a CDS encoding menaquinone biosynthesis decarboxylase has translation MAYKDLRDFIEKLKKEGELKEIELPVSSYLEITEIADRAVKAGGPALLFKNVDGGKIPVAINLFASYRRMKWALEDDPDSIGRKAAKLLKPEKPSGFIDKLKKLVELKKIADIFPKEVPKSKAPCKEVVIKEPDLSIFPILFCWPKDGGRFITLPLVFTKDPETGERNCGMYRLHVYSKNTTGMHWHWHKVGAKHFWKAKRMGIKKFPVAVAIGSDPAVIYSATAPLPEDVDEMVFAGFIRGKAVEMVKCETVDLEVPANAEIVLEGYVDTEEFRFEGPFGDHTGYYSLPDFYPVFHVTCITMRRDPIYPATIVGKPPMEDCYIGKATERIFLPLLKTQLPEIVDMNLPIEGVFHNFAFISIDKRYPGHAKKVISALWGLGQMSFTKNIVIFDKDTNVHDIGEVIWRWGNNVDPKRDVIFTEGPVDALDHTAPLPFYGSKMGIDATRKWPEEGFTRDWPPDIEMDPKIKAKVDKIWDKLGLPSPVRKPGPWDWGW, from the coding sequence ATGGCCTACAAAGACTTAAGAGACTTCATTGAAAAGCTCAAAAAAGAGGGAGAGCTAAAGGAGATAGAGCTACCCGTCAGCTCCTACCTGGAAATCACCGAAATTGCCGACAGGGCCGTTAAGGCGGGAGGGCCCGCGCTCCTTTTCAAAAACGTAGACGGCGGGAAAATCCCCGTTGCAATAAACCTCTTTGCAAGCTACAGAAGGATGAAATGGGCCCTTGAAGACGACCCGGATTCCATCGGCCGGAAGGCGGCGAAGCTCCTAAAACCGGAAAAACCCTCCGGCTTCATCGACAAACTTAAAAAGCTGGTAGAGTTAAAGAAGATTGCAGACATCTTCCCCAAAGAGGTTCCCAAGTCTAAGGCGCCGTGCAAGGAAGTGGTAATCAAAGAACCGGACCTTTCCATATTCCCCATTCTCTTCTGCTGGCCGAAAGACGGAGGCCGCTTCATAACCCTGCCCCTGGTGTTCACAAAGGACCCCGAAACAGGCGAGCGAAACTGCGGAATGTACAGACTCCACGTCTACTCGAAAAACACAACGGGAATGCACTGGCACTGGCACAAAGTAGGGGCAAAACACTTCTGGAAGGCCAAGCGAATGGGGATAAAAAAGTTCCCCGTTGCAGTAGCCATCGGCTCAGACCCTGCCGTCATCTACTCGGCCACTGCACCGCTGCCGGAAGACGTAGACGAGATGGTCTTTGCCGGCTTTATAAGGGGAAAAGCCGTAGAGATGGTCAAGTGCGAAACGGTAGACCTCGAAGTTCCGGCAAATGCCGAAATAGTCCTTGAGGGCTACGTAGACACCGAGGAGTTCAGGTTTGAAGGGCCCTTCGGAGACCACACCGGTTACTACTCCCTGCCCGACTTCTACCCGGTTTTCCACGTCACCTGCATAACTATGAGGAGAGACCCTATCTACCCGGCCACAATCGTAGGTAAGCCCCCGATGGAGGACTGCTACATAGGAAAGGCAACAGAGCGCATCTTCCTGCCCCTTTTAAAGACTCAACTCCCCGAGATTGTAGACATGAACCTCCCGATTGAAGGTGTGTTCCACAACTTCGCATTTATCTCGATAGACAAGAGGTATCCGGGCCACGCAAAAAAAGTTATATCTGCGCTGTGGGGACTGGGACAGATGAGCTTCACCAAGAACATCGTCATCTTCGATAAGGACACAAACGTCCACGACATAGGAGAGGTAATCTGGCGCTGGGGCAACAACGTAGACCCCAAAAGGGACGTAATCTTCACGGAAGGCCCGGTAGACGCCCTCGACCACACCGCCCCGCTTCCCTTCTACGGCAGCAAAATGGGGATAGATGCAACCAGAAAGTGGCCGGAAGAGGGCTTCACCCGCGACTGGCCCCCTGACATCGAGATGGACCCGAAAATCAAGGCGAAAGTGGACAAAATATGGGATAAACTGGGATTACCTTCTCCCGTAAGGAAACCCGGCCCCTGGGACTGGGGTTGGTGA
- a CDS encoding Nif3-like dinuclear metal center hexameric protein produces the protein MAKLREIKAFLESLVPPSMQDSWDNSGLQVGWEEQEVSVVGFALSVSREVIECAKERGVDLIVTHHPLTLSGVKALVPTSYPANLFLELARSSISVYALHTNLDVSPLGPTAYIAEELGLNGCEPIVDSPAYGAVGELGEPKTQRELLVKLAGVLGVGADVFRCVNYRPEAVVRRVAVCSGSGGSFVKAVAGRADVYITGDVKYHDALAAQDLGLTVFDAGHFGTERLFYRKLLPLLVQTFPSVNFIVLDENSPFEVCDVER, from the coding sequence ATGGCTAAGCTAAGGGAAATAAAGGCTTTTCTTGAGTCTCTGGTTCCGCCTTCTATGCAGGACTCCTGGGATAACTCCGGCCTTCAGGTGGGATGGGAGGAGCAGGAGGTATCGGTTGTCGGCTTTGCCCTTTCTGTGAGTAGGGAGGTTATAGAGTGCGCCAAGGAGAGGGGGGTGGACCTGATAGTTACCCACCACCCCTTGACCCTTTCGGGAGTTAAGGCCCTTGTTCCCACCAGCTACCCTGCAAACCTGTTTTTGGAGCTTGCAAGGAGTTCAATCTCGGTTTACGCCCTGCACACCAACCTCGATGTCTCTCCTTTGGGGCCTACCGCCTACATAGCCGAGGAGTTGGGGCTTAACGGCTGTGAGCCCATTGTTGATTCCCCTGCTTACGGTGCGGTGGGGGAGCTTGGCGAACCTAAGACCCAGAGGGAGCTCCTTGTGAAGTTGGCCGGAGTTTTAGGCGTAGGGGCAGACGTGTTCAGGTGCGTTAACTACAGGCCCGAGGCGGTTGTGAGGCGCGTTGCCGTGTGTTCGGGCAGCGGAGGCTCTTTCGTAAAGGCGGTTGCCGGCAGGGCAGACGTTTACATAACCGGCGACGTGAAGTACCACGACGCCCTGGCGGCCCAAGACCTCGGCCTTACCGTTTTTGACGCCGGTCACTTCGGGACGGAGAGGCTCTTTTACAGGAAGCTCCTTCCCCTACTTGTCCAGACTTTCCCTTCGGTTAACTTTATCGTTCTGGACGAAAACTCCCCGTTTGAGGTGTGCGATGTTGAGCGTTGA
- a CDS encoding zinc ribbon domain-containing protein, producing MLSVELLTLQNKEVELLRLLTKKGELERELQEKREQLRSLLAQVEAAAQKLAEKEEHLRELKNFVEHKRQRIEELQRQKEQARSREEYKKILRAIAKNEDEIIKTRQEIAKVEAEVEALQEAYQKVKEQVEPKKAVLEEEIRELERELERLNGKIAKVEEEIESIKASVPKEELEQFEKLKSKFNGLVFADISSGACEGCGMTFSPAEFKELLKNLTPGRSRCPYCGRFIYAKTKVGG from the coding sequence ATGTTGAGCGTTGAGCTTTTAACGCTTCAGAATAAAGAGGTTGAGCTTCTCCGCCTCCTTACCAAGAAGGGAGAGCTTGAGAGGGAGCTTCAGGAGAAGAGAGAGCAGCTGAGGAGTCTCCTTGCCCAGGTAGAGGCGGCTGCCCAGAAGCTTGCAGAGAAGGAGGAGCACCTCCGTGAGCTTAAAAACTTCGTTGAGCATAAAAGGCAGCGGATAGAGGAGCTTCAGAGGCAGAAAGAGCAGGCCCGCAGCCGAGAGGAGTACAAGAAAATCCTCAGGGCGATAGCCAAGAACGAAGACGAGATAATCAAAACCCGCCAGGAAATTGCCAAAGTTGAGGCCGAAGTTGAGGCCCTTCAGGAGGCCTACCAGAAGGTTAAAGAGCAGGTGGAGCCCAAAAAAGCCGTGCTCGAGGAGGAAATTAGGGAGCTGGAGCGGGAGCTCGAGAGGCTCAACGGTAAGATAGCCAAAGTTGAAGAGGAGATTGAGTCCATAAAGGCCTCGGTTCCCAAGGAGGAGCTTGAGCAGTTTGAGAAGCTGAAGAGCAAGTTCAACGGCCTCGTGTTTGCAGATATCTCCTCTGGGGCCTGTGAAGGGTGCGGAATGACCTTCTCCCCGGCGGAGTTTAAGGAGCTCCTGAAGAACCTGACTCCCGGTAGGAGCAGGTGCCCCTACTGCGGAAGGTTTATCTACGCGAAAACCAAAGTTGGGGGTTAA